Below is a genomic region from Thermochromatium tepidum ATCC 43061.
GAGTTCTGCATGAGTGAGTCCTGTGGCAAGTGCGTCCCCTGCCGCACCGGGACCTGGCAGCTGCATGCACTCCTTGCCAAGATCGCCAAGGGCCAGGGGACGCGTGCCGATCTGGCGTTGCTCGAGGACCTGTGCGAGGTGGTGCGCGCGACCAGCCTCTGCGGGCTCGGCCAGACCGCGCCCAATCCGGTGCTCAGCACACTGCGCCATTTCCGTGACGAGTATGAAGCCAAGTTGCAGAGAGACGCTTAAGCGCCGTCTTTGAGGATCCACTCATGCCCAGATCGACCCAGCCCAATGTGCGCGTCGTCACCCTCCGCATCGACGATCGGGATCTCTCGGCACGCGAGGACGAGACCCTGATCGAGGTCTGTCGCGAAAACCAAATCCCCATTCCCAGTCTCTGTTATCTCGACGGGCTCTCGCCCTGGGGCGGTTGCCGGCTGTGCATGGTCGAGCTCGTCGGTCAGGGTCGGCTGGTCGCTGCCTGCACCACGCGCGTCGCCGAGGGCCTGGCGGTCCGCACCGATACCGAACGGCTCCGCCACTATCGACGCACCCTCATCGAGCTGTTGTTTGCCGAACGCCATCATGTCTGCTCGGTATGCGTCTCCAATGGCCATTGCGAGCTCCAGACGCTCGCCCAACGCTGCGGCGTTGATCACGTCCGCCTGCCCTATCGCCAAGTGTCCTACCCGGTCGATAGCTCACATGAGATGTTCCGGCTCGACCACAACCGCTGCATCCTGTGCACCCGCTGCGTGCGGGTCTGTGACGAGATCGAGGGCGCCCATACCTGGGATGTCATGAATCGCGGCAGCGACTGTCGCGTCATCACCGATCTGGCCCGCCCCTGGGGTGAGAGCGAGACCTGCACCAGTTGCGGCAAGTGCGTGCAGGTCTGCCCGACCGGCGCCCTGGTCAAGCAGGGCACCTCGGTGGGCGAGATGGTCAAGGATCAACACTTCCTGCCGATCCTGGCGCGCCGGAGACACGCGCGATGAGCACCCAACCCAAGATCACGGTCGCCACCGCCTGGCTCGATGGCTGTTCGGGCTGTCATATGTCCTTGCTCGATCTCGACG
It encodes:
- the hoxU gene encoding bidirectional hydrogenase complex protein HoxU; amino-acid sequence: MPRSTQPNVRVVTLRIDDRDLSAREDETLIEVCRENQIPIPSLCYLDGLSPWGGCRLCMVELVGQGRLVAACTTRVAEGLAVRTDTERLRHYRRTLIELLFAERHHVCSVCVSNGHCELQTLAQRCGVDHVRLPYRQVSYPVDSSHEMFRLDHNRCILCTRCVRVCDEIEGAHTWDVMNRGSDCRVITDLARPWGESETCTSCGKCVQVCPTGALVKQGTSVGEMVKDQHFLPILARRRHAR